Within Xiphophorus hellerii strain 12219 chromosome 10, Xiphophorus_hellerii-4.1, whole genome shotgun sequence, the genomic segment TGGTCCTCTTGCGCCCCTAATGTTCTGGCTTTAAAGGAAAATAAGGTTACACTGTAAATCGAAAAGCTCACACATACGAAATCCGGCAGATTCAAATTGTTATGGACCTCGGATGGATTTTGGTCAGGCATCTGTACAGCCACACACAGCCATCTGTCTcactgctgccatctgctggagCCAGTTAGCTCCTACAACattcaaatgttcaaaaaagaaataaatcaaactgaaaatggaGGGATACATATTAATAGGTAtcgaataaaaataatatatgttgaagttaaatatattaatcagttatttcagaaataactttccacacaaaatgaaatatatcacccctttatttttgtatttgtgatgATTACTTCTTACAGATCAGGAAAACCTCAAATTCAGTGTCAGTCGTAACTGGAAATATATTGTACACTCAAGAAATAAGGTTACAGAGAATTGTGTTGGACCTCTTTAACCAAACAGTGACCAGCACCCGATGCCGTCATTGTTTTCTGGAGGATAATAATGATGTGCTGTGGAAAAACTAAGACAAGtcttaatgttcttttttgttcaGCAGTGGTTGTCAATTTGGAACCCAATGGTAATTTCtgcctgcgacagactggcgacctgttcagggtgaccccgcctctcacccggaacgttagctggagataggcaccagcagccttcccaaccccactagggacaagagtgttagaaaatggatggatggatggtcatTTCTGCCAGTCTCTTTCTGTTGCTGGAGGCATGACCTGTGACTTTAACTGAGTCAAGTGAAGCCTGCAGGTCTTTAGATGTTGTTATGGGGTCTTTTGTGACCTCTTGGATGAGTTGTTGTTGCACTCGGGGTAATTTTGGTCAGTCGTCCTGGGAAGGTTCCCCACTGTCCCATGTTTTCACAATTTGTGGATAAAGGCAATCCCTGTGGTTTGATCGAGGTCCCAAAGCTTTATAAttagaaaacactgaaatgtgaCATAAAAGCAAATCAGGAAGGGGGCagtcaaaaccaaaatattaacattaatcctaattaaaaggaaacaaaatcagggtttcccccagaaaacttgctaagcttGGTGGTCGGGGCAGTCCACCGGTGGTCtatcatgtttttgtattaaaagatgttaagtagacaggaaatgtaaaagtgtttctgggtaattatatgttactgGAAAACATTGCCAGTGAAACGCTGTtcaaacccacaactagtcttaaaaacaacaaatcaaaaaatacagttaaaatgaatatcaattatttgcacttctgtttaatccaaattaagtcagcagcTCCATAAGGTTCCCCAGCGCTTCAGGGGCCCCATacatgctaatattttaacacagaccagagaaataaaaatgtaacatttgttaatGGTTTCagtatatataaattaaaagattttaaattgtttaacacttatatgtaagattttaagaagttggcaagtttactttgtaaaagttcaaagaacaatactcatagttttttggggttttttctccgaagagtttttgcggcactagtggctcgtattttttttgacagtaggcagacaggaaggagggtgaggagagggggaaagacatgcggcaaaggtcgtcgggaccgggagtcgaacccgcgacgtcaacgtcgaggactaaggcctccaaacgtggggcatgctaaccccctgcgccaccacagcacggcccaacaatattcatagttaaattgttttgttaccatagcaacaatctaaTGCTGTGaatttaatctttgagtttgtgctctgtttgttcacaaatccAAATGAGTAAACTGCGATGataacttattgctttttaggtAGGATATTAAACTACTCCCCCTCTCCCAGATTTCAgtaaatctaacacagaagctgttagaggggctcatgtttttagcagcaagagggcCGCTTTACCCCCCCGATggggctagtaaagcatggcgggccgccaggcctacaatacactgggggaaacctgAAAATGTAAGCTGCTGAGGCATTGTAGTAGAAAATCTTCCCAAATGAACTGAAATCTCTATTCACTGTGTTTTCTCCGTTTGTGATTCTTCAGATTCTCAGCTCTAGTAAACGTCTTCAAACAAATATTGCATCTAAATTGATCCTTTCCCATGTGAATAACCATATGTCTTTCAACATGACGCTTCTGGACAAACATTCTTCCACATTCTTCACAAGCAAAGCAACCCTTTCCAGACCACACATTCTCCACTTTTGCATGAAATTGCATATGTTTCAGAAGGTCAGACTTTCGAGCAAactttttatcacatttatcaCATGGCAGCAGATTCTCCCCAGTGTGGTGTCTAACATGCAGGCGCAGACTTGCTTTGCGAGTAAATCTGCCACCACAATACCCACAAATGAATGGTTTTAGATCCAAGTGGGTTACCATGTGGCTTTTTAGTTCACCTGCAACTCTGTAGCATTTGCCGCAGTCGCTGCATGCAAATGGTTTTTCTCCCTTATGGATGGTCATGTGAATTTTAAGGGATGTCTTCCGGCTAAACCTTTTATCACACTGATCACAGGCAAATGGTTTTTCTTCACTGTGGCATACCATGTGACTTTGAAGAGAAAACTTCTGTCTAAATGTTTTGCCACATTTATCACAGGCAAATGGTTTTTCTTCACTGTGGCATACCATGTGACTTTTAAGGATATGCTTATGGCTAAACCTTTTGCCACATTTATCACAGGCAAAAGGTTTTTCTCCAGTGTGGAGTCTCCAGTGATTTTTTAATTCATCCTGGGAGCGAAAACCTTTACCACAGTCTTTACAAACAACTAATTTTTTACCATGATGGATTCTCCTGTGAGATTTAAGAGCAGCTTGCCTCTGAAATATTTTACCACAATCGTCACAAGAAAAGGATTTCCTTCCTGGTTCGAGTCTCGTCTGTGAATCCCCATTCCGCTTCCCTCTAGAGTGATTCTGCTCAACCGAACAGCTGGAAGACTTTTCTCCTGAATGACCTGCCATATGTTTCTGGAACATCTGCTTCCTCACAAACTGTTTACCACAGTCAGGGCAGCTAAAGGCCTTCTTGGCAGCTTTACGTCCCACTTTGCTGTTTACACCAGACTGACGTCTTCTGGGTTCCCTCCAATCTTCATCACTGTCTTCATTTTCAGATCCAGAAcctgatatatttttatcttcacTCTCTTCACTGACTTCAGTCTCAGAAGAGGCTGAATGCCTTTCTTCAATATTTGGCTGTAAATTAGTATTTGGATCCGGTTCTCTGTCGGGTTCTGTTCCTCCACCgatctctccatcagattctgTTTTCATCTGTTCAGCCGAGCTGCTGGTTGAAGCTTCTGTCTCTCTGCTGTCTTCACTTTTTAAGAGATGAACTTCTGACAATTGAGGTTTCTCTTCGTCTTCAATCTTCACAGTaagctgctcttcctcctgacTGATCCActgttcctcttcttctttcttcacCTGGTAACATGTGAGGTTCTGCTGGTCCAAACTGGAACCGCTCACATCAGGAACCTCTTCTTTAACCAccaccagcagctgctgctcttctGTAGGAAACACATgaacataggcctgtcacaataacaaatttttgttattaatttgtcccagaagttattgtgataaatgataatgttgtttGAGACCCTTTTCAGGTGacataatggtaatggcataataacaCAAGACcacattaataaactttaaattctctagaatatttaacactggaacttaATGACATGTTAAATActcaaacaacaaataaaatggattatgaagttttaatttatcatgtgattatttattgcaacaggcctacaTGGACATCTTGGCTAAATTTTACACCAAAGAGTGTCTATTGTGACTCTGCTTCCCAGATCCACATGATTTGTTGTTCATGAAGAGAGGAATAAACACAGCTAAGAAgttggtaaaaaataataataattagctCCCATGTTATGGAGAAGGAGCAGATTATTTGAGAGTGCTGAAATAGTTGGTTCTCTCCCGGTAACTTTGTCAAATAAGTAGCAAATGTTTACAAATTGTCAGTGATGGTTGTGTGTGATAGTATGATTGATCCACCTATGTCTGAAGATGATGGAGTAAACAAACGTTACAAGGTGTGAGCTTCAGGGTGAAATACTGTGTTCCTCTTCGATGTTTCTGCAAGCCTTTAATTTAATTCTTGTAGAAGAGAGAAACTATGTTCAAACATCTCTGAATAATAGAGTtatatttaagacatttaacGCAAATGCTAGGACTTATTATTTTAGACCAATAAACgatattaataatgaaaaaaaaggaagtagaAATATCTTTCATCCAGTAAACTGTTACAATAGAAAGGGATTTTCCAGCCTATAATCTTATGTTCTCAGGAAGTCTAATTTTTCTTGTCCTAATATCAGCCAGCTTCCATCCTCTTATATGGGCAATTAAAAATTCTAAACACACACAATGTGTTGGAAAACAGAGTTTGGTGgctgacttttatttgtcaggCTGAAGTGGTCACTCTGCAGGCAGGGCATGCGTTTCTGGGCGTAACACCACCTCTGGTTGCAGtgcgcgctcccgacacagGGTCAGCAGATTATCACAGGGGAACAGAATTTCACACAAGACCTCTTTCTGTGGTTTTACCATCTCCTGTTCATTTTTAGGCAAGGTTTAAGACTTTTGGCGATGTCTGAGTGTTTGTATCTATAGTTTTAGCTCTCAATATACATCTTTGGCGCAGGATTACCCTAATAAACTTGTTCCTCTTTGCCTCGTGCTTCGATCGATTCTAATGATCACAATCATTTCATGATCATCAAATTAAGTGACTTACCTTCACTCTCTTCCTTCACGGAGTCAACGACGCTGCGTTGTTCTCCAGATGAGCAACTTTCCATCGTAATCTTCATGCTAATGTTCTGGCTTTACTGGAGAACACACCGTGAGTCGAAAAGCTTACAATCCGGTAGATTCAAATTGTTCTTCATGTGGATGGCAAGAATACTTAAATTGGAccttaccgccacctactggtgtGGAGTGTGGTTCTTCATGGTAAAAtgtacacataaaaacaaaaagttatatGTAATCAAATTCCAATAGTCGATGTTGGTTTCTTTAACAAGCAAATTATGAAAAAGACAAGTTCTTCTTTAGTATTACTATTACACTaaacgttttattttttcaaactgtgTCTTTATAAATCTTTATGACAGTCTAATATAACATGTTCTATGGTTTCTTCCATTCCACATATATTTCATTCCCTGTGTtatgcttttatattttaaaaatatagtaTTAAATCCTGTATATTCAAGTCTTAATCTTATTAACCTTTTATCCTTTGTATTTCTTCTCACAGTTCTCATTTCACCTATACTGCCTTTTGgattttataaaatctttttgttttcatcccaCCTTATTTCCAATTATTTCATTGGATTTTGTTTAATGACACGTTTTCCCTCTGATTTCCTTGTTTTTACTCTGAAGCTGCAGATGGTATTTTGACTTTCCTTCTTTGTGTCTTATCTgcactttcatttcattttactcaaatgtgCTTGTAAACACACACGTGCTCTAAATACATTAATGTTAGATCATTAGTATTTATCTCCTTTCAAAATCTATGATTAATCTATTACTAATAATCTTTCCATAAATTTGGATATACTTGATGTTAGAGCAATTAGTATGTAGTTTTCCGGTTTTGTGTTGTGATTCACATTATGGACCACAGAAGGATTTTGATCAGGCATCTTCACAGCCACACGCTGCCTTGTGTCTCACTGCTGCCATCTGATGGACA encodes:
- the LOC116727331 gene encoding glutamic acid-rich protein-like, with protein sequence MESCRSGEQRSFVDSVKEESEEEQQLLVVVKEEVPDVSGSSLDQQNLTCYQVKKEEEEQWISQEEEQLTVKIEDEEKPQLSEVHLLKSEDSRETEASTSSSAEQMKTESDGEIGGGTEPDREPDPNTNLQPNIEERHSASSETEVSEESEDKNISGSGSENEDSDEDWREPRRRQSGVNSKVGRKAAKKAFSCPDCGKQFVRKQMFQKHMAV